One region of Streptomyces leeuwenhoekii genomic DNA includes:
- a CDS encoding PIG-L deacetylase family protein yields the protein MTEPTITPLEPMPGDWQRALAVVAHPDDLEYGCSAAIAAWTDEGREVAYLLATRGEAGIDTLAPAECAVLREREQRASAAVVGVSRVEFLDHRDGVVDYGIALRRDIAAAIRRHRPELVITLNHRDTWGGAAWNTPDHVAVGRATLDAAADAGNRWIFPELAEQGLEPWNGVRWVAVAGSSTPTHAVDATPGLERAIRSLLEHRTYIEALTDEDPESYARAFLTGSAKATGERFGDRPAVAFELFGR from the coding sequence ATGACCGAGCCGACGATCACACCGCTGGAGCCCATGCCCGGCGACTGGCAGCGAGCCCTCGCGGTGGTGGCCCATCCGGACGACCTGGAGTACGGCTGCTCCGCGGCGATCGCGGCCTGGACCGACGAGGGCCGCGAGGTCGCCTATCTGCTCGCGACCCGGGGCGAGGCGGGCATCGACACGCTGGCGCCCGCCGAGTGCGCCGTCCTGCGGGAGAGGGAACAGCGGGCGAGCGCCGCCGTGGTCGGCGTGTCGCGGGTGGAGTTCCTCGACCACAGGGACGGCGTCGTCGATTACGGCATCGCCCTGCGCCGCGACATCGCCGCCGCGATCCGCCGTCACCGGCCCGAGCTGGTGATCACCCTCAACCACCGGGACACCTGGGGCGGCGCCGCCTGGAACACCCCGGACCACGTGGCCGTCGGCCGCGCCACCCTCGACGCGGCGGCCGACGCCGGAAACCGGTGGATCTTCCCCGAACTCGCCGAGCAGGGCCTCGAACCCTGGAACGGCGTGCGGTGGGTCGCCGTCGCCGGGTCCAGTACGCCCACGCACGCCGTGGACGCCACCCCGGGCCTGGAGCGCGCGATCCGCTCCCTGCTGGAACACCGCACCTACATCGAGGCGCTGACCGACGAGGACCCCGAGAGCTACGCCCGCGCCTTCCTCACCGGGAGTGCCAAAGCCACGGGGGAGCGGTTCGGCGACCGCCCCGCGGTGGCCTTCGAACTGTTCGGCCGGTAG
- a CDS encoding cytochrome P450 codes for MAGTTKGPAGDGPPRGFRSAELGWPELHRIPRPPHRLPLLGDVLGAHGSTPVQDTLRYARQLGPIFRRRAFGKEFVFVWGAGLVADLADEARFAKHVGLGVANLRPVAGDGLFTAYNHEPNWQLAHDVLAPGFSREAMAGYHRMMLDVAQRLTARWDRAQAAGRAVDVPGDMTRLTLETIARTGFGHDFGSFEHSRPHPFVTAMVGTLSYAQRLNTVPAPLAPWLLRRASRRNAADIACLNRTVDDLIRARRTAPGQGDLLDRMLETAHPVTGERLSPENVRRQVITFLVAGHETTSGALSFALHHLSRQPEVAARARAEVDRVWGDTAEPAYEQVARLRYVRRVLDETLRLWPTAPAFAREAREDTVLAGAHPMRRGAWALVLTPMLHRDPRVWGPDAERFDPGRFDAAAVRSRPPHTFKPFGTGARACIGRQFALHEATLVLGLLLRRYELRPDPGCRLRVTERLTLMPEGLRLHLARRTAGVTPPPLEPAARDGGSAPRCPVRGAGD; via the coding sequence ATGGCGGGGACGACGAAAGGACCGGCCGGGGACGGGCCGCCGAGGGGATTTCGCAGCGCCGAGCTGGGCTGGCCCGAGCTGCACCGCATCCCGCGTCCCCCGCACCGGCTCCCTCTGCTCGGCGACGTGCTCGGCGCGCACGGGAGCACTCCCGTGCAGGACACCCTGCGCTACGCGCGGCAGCTCGGGCCCATCTTCCGGCGCCGCGCGTTCGGCAAGGAGTTCGTGTTCGTGTGGGGCGCCGGGCTGGTGGCCGATCTGGCGGACGAGGCGCGCTTCGCCAAACACGTCGGCCTCGGAGTGGCCAATCTGCGGCCGGTGGCCGGGGACGGGCTGTTCACCGCGTACAACCACGAACCGAACTGGCAGCTCGCCCACGATGTGCTGGCCCCGGGTTTCAGCCGCGAGGCCATGGCGGGGTACCACCGGATGATGCTGGACGTGGCGCAGCGGCTGACCGCTCGCTGGGACCGCGCCCAAGCGGCGGGCCGGGCGGTGGACGTGCCGGGCGACATGACCCGACTGACCCTGGAGACGATCGCCCGCACCGGGTTCGGCCACGACTTCGGCTCCTTCGAGCACTCCCGCCCGCACCCCTTCGTCACCGCGATGGTGGGCACCCTCTCCTACGCCCAGCGGCTCAACACCGTGCCGGCGCCGCTCGCCCCCTGGCTGCTGCGCCGCGCGAGCCGCCGCAACGCGGCCGACATCGCCTGCCTCAACCGCACGGTCGACGACCTGATCCGCGCCCGCCGCACCGCGCCCGGCCAGGGGGACCTGCTCGACCGGATGCTGGAGACGGCCCACCCTGTCACCGGAGAGCGGCTGTCGCCCGAGAACGTCCGCCGCCAGGTCATCACCTTCCTGGTGGCGGGCCACGAGACGACGTCGGGCGCGCTCTCCTTCGCCCTGCACCACCTCTCCCGGCAGCCCGAGGTCGCGGCCCGCGCCCGCGCCGAGGTCGACCGGGTGTGGGGGGACACGGCGGAGCCGGCCTACGAGCAGGTGGCCAGGCTGCGCTATGTGCGCCGGGTGCTGGACGAGACGCTGCGGCTGTGGCCGACCGCGCCGGCCTTCGCCCGGGAGGCGCGCGAGGACACGGTGCTGGCGGGCGCCCATCCGATGCGGCGCGGCGCCTGGGCGCTCGTGCTCACGCCGATGCTGCACCGCGATCCGCGGGTGTGGGGCCCGGACGCCGAGCGGTTCGATCCCGGCCGGTTCGACGCCGCGGCCGTACGGTCACGTCCCCCGCACACGTTCAAGCCGTTCGGGACGGGCGCGCGGGCGTGCATCGGGCGGCAGTTCGCGCTGCACGAGGCGACCCTGGTCCTCGGGCTGCTGCTGCGCCGCTACGAGCTGCGGCCCGATCCCGGATGCCGGCTGCGGGTCACCGAGCGGCTGACGCTGATGCCGGAGGGACTGCGGCTGCACCTGGCCCGGCGGACCGCCGGTGTCACGCCCCCGCCCCTGGAGCCGGCCGCCCGCGACGGCGGCTCAGCGCCCCGCTGTCCAGTGCGCGGGGCGGGCGACTGA
- a CDS encoding pentapeptide repeat-containing protein, with protein MSDHMADRAALRGDCARCFGLCCVALPFAASADFAKDKKAGTPCPNLRDDHRCGIHARLRQQGYTGCTVYDCFGAGQRVSQITFGGRDWRSGPPEHARRVFDLFPVVRQLHELLWYLTEALTLPAARPVHADLRRARLRTERLADGTPEELAALDVAAHRQEVNVLLLRTSELVRAGTRGRKKNRRGADLMGARLRGADLRGADLRGALLIAADLTGADLRGADLIGADLRDTDLTDADLTGAFFLTQPQLNAARGGAETRLPESVARPAHWTAGR; from the coding sequence ATGTCGGATCATATGGCGGACCGGGCGGCGCTGCGCGGCGACTGCGCGCGGTGCTTCGGACTGTGCTGCGTCGCCCTGCCGTTCGCCGCCTCCGCGGACTTCGCGAAGGACAAGAAGGCGGGCACCCCGTGCCCCAACCTCCGTGACGACCACCGCTGCGGCATCCACGCGCGGCTGCGGCAGCAGGGCTACACCGGCTGCACGGTCTACGACTGCTTCGGCGCCGGGCAGCGGGTCTCGCAGATCACCTTCGGCGGGCGGGACTGGCGGTCCGGCCCGCCCGAGCACGCCCGCCGCGTGTTCGACCTGTTCCCGGTCGTGCGCCAGTTGCACGAACTGCTGTGGTATCTGACCGAGGCGCTCACCCTGCCGGCCGCCCGCCCGGTCCACGCCGACCTGCGCCGCGCCCGGCTGCGCACCGAGCGGCTCGCCGACGGCACTCCTGAGGAACTGGCCGCGCTGGACGTGGCCGCGCACCGGCAGGAGGTGAACGTCCTCCTGCTGCGCACCAGCGAACTGGTCCGCGCCGGCACGCGGGGCCGGAAGAAGAACCGCCGCGGAGCGGACCTGATGGGCGCCCGCCTCAGGGGCGCCGACCTGCGCGGCGCGGACCTGCGCGGGGCCTTGCTCATCGCCGCCGACCTGACCGGTGCGGACCTGCGGGGCGCGGACCTGATCGGCGCGGACCTGCGCGACACCGATCTGACGGACGCCGACCTGACCGGCGCGTTCTTCCTGACGCAGCCGCAGCTCAACGCCGCCCGGGGCGGTGCCGAAACCCGGCTGCCGGAGTCAGTCGCCCGCCCCGCGCACTGGACAGCGGGGCGCTGA
- a CDS encoding alpha/beta fold hydrolase, producing the protein MSVSYRQPGVVLTDRRFTVPLDHDDPAGETIELYAREVVASDKAHQDDLPWLVHLAGGPGLGAMRPIGRQAWLDRALRDYRVLLLDQRGTGASTPATRQTLPLRGGPAAQAEYLTHFRADSIVRDCEAIRREVTGGAPWTVHGQSFGGFCAVTYLSLAPEGLRTVLVTGGLPSLDAHADDVYRAAYPRVERKVAAHYARYPQDVACARRIADHLLTHDVTLPGGYRLTVEAFQSLGILLGTGDGSHRLHHLLADAFVRTPHGPELSDAFQEQARNLLSYAGRPLYALVHEAIYGQGERPTAWSAERVRAEFPQFDAARSLAGDAPLLFTGESVHPWMFDCDPALRPLRETAELLAARTGWRPLYDPARLAANEVPVAAAVYHDDMYVDTAHSLRTARAIRGLRTWVTDEFEHDGVRVEGPRVLDRLLALARDEI; encoded by the coding sequence TTGAGCGTCAGCTACCGCCAGCCCGGCGTCGTCCTCACCGACCGCCGCTTCACCGTGCCCCTCGACCACGACGACCCCGCGGGGGAGACGATCGAGCTGTACGCGCGCGAAGTCGTCGCGAGCGACAAGGCGCACCAGGACGACCTGCCCTGGCTGGTCCACCTCGCCGGCGGCCCCGGCCTCGGGGCGATGCGGCCCATCGGCAGGCAGGCATGGCTCGACCGCGCCCTGCGCGACTACCGCGTCCTCCTCCTCGACCAGCGCGGCACCGGTGCCTCCACCCCCGCCACCCGGCAGACGCTCCCGCTGCGCGGCGGCCCCGCCGCGCAGGCCGAGTACCTCACGCACTTCCGCGCCGACTCCATCGTCCGGGACTGCGAGGCGATCCGGCGCGAGGTCACCGGCGGCGCCCCCTGGACCGTCCACGGCCAGAGCTTCGGCGGCTTCTGCGCCGTCACCTATCTGTCCCTGGCCCCCGAGGGACTGCGGACCGTCCTCGTCACCGGCGGCCTGCCCTCGCTCGACGCCCACGCCGACGACGTCTACCGGGCCGCCTACCCCCGCGTCGAGCGGAAGGTCGCCGCCCACTACGCCCGCTACCCGCAGGACGTCGCATGCGCCCGCCGCATCGCCGACCACCTGCTCACCCACGACGTGACCCTGCCCGGCGGCTACCGCCTCACCGTCGAGGCGTTCCAGTCCCTCGGCATCCTGCTGGGCACCGGCGACGGCAGCCACCGCCTGCACCACCTCCTGGCGGACGCCTTCGTCCGCACCCCGCACGGCCCCGAGCTGTCCGACGCGTTCCAGGAGCAGGCGCGGAACCTGCTGTCGTACGCGGGCCGCCCCCTGTACGCCCTGGTCCACGAGGCGATCTACGGCCAGGGCGAGCGCCCCACCGCCTGGTCGGCCGAGCGGGTCCGCGCCGAGTTCCCGCAGTTCGACGCCGCCCGGAGCCTGGCGGGCGACGCCCCGCTGCTCTTCACCGGCGAGTCGGTCCACCCGTGGATGTTCGACTGCGACCCGGCGCTGCGCCCGCTGCGCGAGACCGCCGAACTCCTCGCCGCCCGCACCGGCTGGCGGCCCCTGTACGACCCCGCCCGCCTCGCCGCCAACGAGGTGCCGGTCGCGGCGGCCGTCTACCACGACGACATGTACGTCGACACCGCCCACTCCCTGCGGACGGCCCGCGCGATCCGGGGCCTGCGCACCTGGGTGACCGACGAGTTCGAGCACGACGGCGTCCGCGTCGAGGGCCCCCGCGTCCTGGACCGGCTGCTCGCGCTCGCCCGCGACGAAATCTGA
- a CDS encoding sigma-70 family RNA polymerase sigma factor — translation MSGTQTLAGRFEAHRRHLQAVAYRMLGSLAEAEDAVQEAWLRLSRTDAAGQADGIGNLGGWLTTVTGRICLDMLRARAARREEPMDDRPAAFVPDPLLRPLPHDDPEQEALHADAVGLALLVVLETLEPAERLAFVLHDMFAVPFDDIALVVERSPAATRQLASRARRRVRAATPAADPDLGRQKKVLEAFLAASREGDFDALLALLHPEVVLRADAGSVVRGAAATKLVHGARAVAEQAAMFSPFAHAARPALVNGAIGAVTVIEGRPLAVMGVTVADGRITGMYILADPRRLARLDLPA, via the coding sequence ATGAGCGGTACGCAGACGCTGGCCGGACGGTTCGAGGCGCACCGCAGGCACCTTCAGGCGGTGGCCTACCGGATGCTCGGCTCGCTGGCCGAGGCCGAGGACGCCGTCCAGGAAGCCTGGCTGCGGCTGAGCCGCACCGACGCGGCCGGCCAGGCGGACGGCATCGGCAACCTCGGCGGCTGGCTGACCACCGTTACCGGCCGCATCTGCCTCGACATGCTCCGCGCCCGCGCCGCACGCCGTGAGGAGCCGATGGACGACCGTCCCGCCGCCTTCGTCCCGGACCCGCTGCTCCGGCCACTCCCGCACGACGACCCCGAGCAGGAGGCGCTGCACGCCGACGCGGTGGGCCTGGCCCTCCTGGTGGTCCTCGAAACCCTCGAACCGGCCGAGCGACTGGCGTTCGTGCTGCACGACATGTTCGCCGTGCCGTTCGACGACATCGCCCTGGTGGTGGAACGCAGCCCGGCCGCCACCCGCCAGCTCGCCAGCCGTGCCCGGCGCCGGGTGCGCGCCGCCACCCCGGCCGCCGACCCCGACCTCGGCCGGCAGAAGAAGGTACTCGAAGCCTTCCTGGCGGCCTCGCGGGAGGGAGACTTCGACGCGCTGCTCGCCCTGCTCCACCCGGAGGTCGTCCTGCGCGCCGACGCCGGGTCCGTCGTACGGGGTGCCGCCGCGACCAAGCTGGTCCACGGCGCCCGGGCGGTGGCGGAACAGGCGGCCATGTTCTCCCCGTTCGCCCATGCCGCGCGGCCGGCGCTGGTCAACGGCGCGATCGGCGCGGTCACCGTCATCGAGGGGCGTCCGCTGGCGGTCATGGGTGTCACCGTCGCCGACGGCCGGATCACCGGCATGTACATCCTGGCCGATCCGCGGCGGCTCGCCCGCCTGGACCTGCCGGCCTGA